One Ranitomeya variabilis isolate aRanVar5 chromosome 5, aRanVar5.hap1, whole genome shotgun sequence DNA window includes the following coding sequences:
- the LOC143775722 gene encoding uncharacterized protein LOC143775722, which translates to MREKTVSQHKTGLPKNNGGNNPNGQKKQTEDSTQDTAPPLPERNCYLDEDDADEQIYAKTKKETNGNPYSPNTNKDVHYSHVNERQINKKNVVKTNPQNVLYSEVKLDHSVPSALAHLHGSPQALNQEALKLSADRRKPKLISSLNECEVLEMRFATSIQTVNSKTSFLHAGPESPDSSFLFPTALSNCEAEETYAEIPFRDPHYMNEYHAMDKISNFSMCTTNTFDHVSTRTSKEFTSREINKKVANASIAQDNAYEMISRDITQLAVRKQNAAKFSLRTCTSPCMMLTNHKQDATQQKTKKSEHGVITSQENGLLCQMLKNQKDSFLGTRRNNLFI; encoded by the exons ATGAGAGAAAAAACAGTTTCTCAGCATAAAACAGGACTTCCTAAAAACAATGGTGGCAATAACCCAAATGGACAAAAGAAGCAAACTGAGGACAGTACACAG GACACTGCGCCACCATTGCCAGAGAGAAATTGTTATCTAGATGAAGACGACGCTGATGAGCAAATCTATGCAAAGACTAAAAAAGAGACAAATGGAAATCCATATTCTCCAAATACTAACAAAGATGTTCATTACTCTCATGTAAATGAAAGACAAATCAATAAGAAGAATGTGGTGAAAACCAATCCGCAAAATGTGCTTTATTCTGAAGTTAAATTAGACCATAGCGTGCCTTCAGCCCTAGCGCATTTACATGGCTCACCACAGGCCTTAAATCAAGAAGCACTAAAATTATCAGCAGACAGAAGAAAACCCAAACTGATTTCAAGCTTAAATGAATGTGAGGTTTTGGAAATGAGGTTTGCAACATCTATTCAGACAGTTAACAGTAAAACTTCATTCTTACATGCTGGACCCGAAAGTCCTGATAGCTCATTTTTGTTTCCTACTGCTCTATCCAACTGTGAGGCTGAGGAAACCTATGCAGAAATACCCTTTAGAGACCCCCACTACATGAATGAATACCATGCAATGGACAAGATATCAAATTTCTCTATGTGCACTACAAACACATTTGATCATGTTTCCACTCGGACATCAAAAGAATTTACTTCtagagaaattaacaagaaagtggCCAATGCAAGCATTGCACAAGACAATGCATATGAAATGATTTCAAGAGATATCACACAGCTAGCTGTAAGAAAACAGAATGCGGCAAAG TTTTCACTGCGGacatgtacttctccctgtatgatgctgaccaatcataagcaagacGCAACACAGCAGAAAACGAAGAAATCAGAGCATGGTGTCATTACATCTCAGGAGAACGGACTCCTGTGTCAGAT GTTGAAAAACCAAAAAGATTCTTTTTTGGGGACAAGAAGAAATAATCTCTTCATCTGA
- the CIB2 gene encoding calcium and integrin-binding family member 2: MGNKQTIFTDEQLDAYQDCTFFTRKEILRLHGRFYDLAPSIVPMDYTDEPDVKLPMQLIINMPELMENPFKERIVQSFSEDGEGNLSFNDFVDMFSVMSEMAPRELKAIYAFKIYDFNTDNFICKSDLEKTLNKLTREELEEEEVTLVCEKVIEEADMDGDGKLAFADFENMISKAPDFLSTFHIRI, encoded by the exons GACTGTACTTTTTTCACACGTAAAGAGATTCTCCG GTTACACGGAAGGTTTTATGACTTGGCTCCTAGTATTGTTCCAATGGATTACACAGATGAACCTGATGTCAAACTACCCATGCAACTTATTATTAATATGCCAGAACTAATG GAAAATCCTTTCAAGGAGAGAATCGTGCAGTCTTTTTCTGAAGATGGAGAAGGAAACCTTAGCTTTAATGACTTTGTGGATATGTTCTCTGTGATGAGCGAAATGGCTCCCCGTGAGCTGAAAGCAATCTATGCCTTTAAGATCTATG ATTTTAACACAGATAACTTTATTTGTAAATCTGATCTGGAGAAAACTCTGAATAAGCTGACACGAGAagaactggaggaggaagaggtgactcTGGTTTGTGAGAAGGTTATTGAGGAGGCAGATATGGATGGTGATGGAAAACTGGCGTTCGCAGACTTTGAGAATATGATCTCTAAAGCACCAGATTTTCTCAG TACCTTTCATATAAGGATATGA